The Pseudomonas triclosanedens genome has a window encoding:
- the pmrG gene encoding lipopolysaccharide core heptose(II)-phosphate phosphatase PmrG, producing MPLAVLALGLISGFWLIRPPAAGNIAHDYASLEALREHWRQGDLIILVRHAERCDRSSAPCLSAPDGITVRAQVAAHELGERFRVLGVADADIYSSPQVRAEQTAASMFGQQPAQQNWLYDCRGSMLRQAQQHKVAHRNLILVTHSECIEDLEATVSIAEPATPDYASSLFLINDGQGAPKLLGYLDADQWAAVAPIR from the coding sequence TTGCCGCTCGCTGTTCTGGCGCTCGGCCTGATCAGTGGCTTCTGGCTGATCCGCCCGCCGGCTGCCGGAAATATCGCCCATGACTATGCGAGCCTGGAGGCTTTGCGCGAGCACTGGCGGCAGGGCGACCTGATCATCCTCGTACGGCATGCCGAGCGTTGCGACCGCTCCAGCGCTCCGTGTCTTTCGGCTCCCGACGGCATCACCGTCCGGGCCCAGGTGGCGGCCCACGAGCTGGGCGAGCGCTTCCGCGTGCTCGGCGTCGCCGATGCCGACATCTACAGCAGCCCGCAGGTGCGCGCCGAGCAGACGGCCGCCTCGATGTTCGGCCAGCAGCCGGCGCAGCAGAACTGGCTGTACGACTGCCGTGGCTCGATGCTGCGCCAGGCGCAGCAGCACAAGGTGGCGCACCGCAACCTGATCCTGGTGACCCACAGCGAATGTATCGAGGACCTGGAGGCCACCGTGAGCATCGCCGAACCGGCAACGCCGGACTACGCCTCTTCGCTGTTCCTCATCAACGATGGCCAGGGTGCGCCCAAGCTGCTCGGCTATCTCGATGCCGACCAATGGGCCGCCGTCGCTCCGATTCGTTAA
- a CDS encoding alpha/beta hydrolase family protein — MKSGATGSRSRVGVLRLGAALLCGVVLAACQSPRDALQQLAQQRGQNLESVRGGDFPLALLAPSRAARGATLRVYLEGDGHAWATASQPSLDPSPHNLLVARLALDDPRPSAYLGRPCQFFAAAPCRPALWTNRRYAPEILHSLDQALDSLKARYGNVNFELIGYSGGAALALLLAATRDDIAQVQTLAGNLSPRLWAAQRQLTSLDGSLEPLDQRQRLARLPQRHLVGLDDSVVPASLARSYRDALGEGRCLTLIELPGVSHDQGWESAWRLWREQPLRCGPAQP, encoded by the coding sequence ATGAAGTCCGGCGCCACCGGCTCGCGTTCGCGGGTCGGTGTCCTGCGGCTGGGAGCGGCGCTGCTGTGCGGCGTCGTCCTCGCCGCCTGCCAGTCACCGCGTGACGCCTTGCAGCAACTGGCCCAGCAACGGGGCCAGAACCTGGAGTCGGTGCGCGGTGGCGACTTCCCGCTGGCTCTGCTGGCGCCCTCGCGCGCGGCGCGGGGAGCGACGCTGCGGGTCTATCTGGAAGGCGACGGCCATGCCTGGGCGACCGCCAGCCAGCCAAGCCTCGACCCTTCGCCGCACAACCTGCTGGTTGCCCGCCTGGCGCTGGACGATCCGCGGCCCAGCGCCTATCTCGGCCGGCCCTGCCAGTTCTTCGCCGCCGCCCCTTGCCGCCCTGCGCTGTGGACCAATCGGCGCTATGCCCCGGAAATCCTGCACAGCCTCGACCAGGCACTGGATAGCCTGAAGGCGCGCTACGGCAACGTGAATTTCGAACTGATCGGCTATTCCGGTGGCGCGGCGCTGGCGCTGCTGCTGGCGGCAACCCGGGACGACATTGCCCAGGTGCAGACCCTGGCCGGCAACCTCAGCCCGCGCCTGTGGGCCGCACAACGACAACTCACGTCGCTCGACGGCTCACTGGAACCGCTGGATCAGCGCCAGCGCCTGGCGCGCCTGCCGCAGCGCCATCTGGTGGGGCTGGACGACTCCGTGGTGCCCGCGTCGCTGGCGCGGAGCTATCGCGATGCGCTGGGCGAAGGACGCTGCCTGACGTTGATCGAGCTGCCGGGCGTGAGCCACGACCAGGGCTGGGAGAGCGCCTGGCGCCTGTGGCGCGAGCAGCCGTTGCGCTGCGGTCCCGCGCAACCCTGA
- a CDS encoding autotransporter family protein: MYRKTILALAISGAALPAQAATPLNPATSITLNNPGLHTEYQQYTAPSVELNGSFSGSGSFGSAFESYSDSYAGDLVLNATIDAQGNNAGGVDFGIVQIGSFAGPATEVEGNLINRGRIQVAGEGVSAFLGDALKIGGDLVNEGTLSVKGDTAQDQTRAIEFSEQSKLGGDLVNAASGRILAEGFSAAGISLAGGTINGKLINDGLIQVTGENAVGIAGDEYMSNPIDLGGIVNNGRIVARGDDASAIELYSVRFHGPGRQILNTGVIEADDAGIVIAGFDLDHTDGSGLWIENRGSIIAGDEAIDASQATDGVHLAWNGGDITGNLINLSSIDITGDVRFNGTDATADGANIVLRDAGWVSVGSDYAKTPAHLELGQPHTSLQGNIEVAGNSTLDLNLSSATDPARAVLAVSGTAEFDKGSQIRLAAKGDDFRAEGSRYTLVQAGSVADHGLGVVSRSQLLNVDSYSVDGTQIVANVTAKQGAQVGEVINQLGGSPNAQRASAAFSGVIGRLATSNPNDPVFQAYVGASEDPAALRRLSEQLSPEVNRGATQAATTGQNLISNVTSARTGGLRGASSGDVLKQTGVWVQTLYSEASQDMRDQVAGYNAYSRGLSIGADGKPNEQVTLGVAYSYLRSDVNSKNGNTTDVDTNAFTLYGSFEQDNYFVDASLTYGFNDNESKRRIAGTTAKGDYDSDLLGVNVIGGYTYHINPQFLVEPRLAARYSRVDIDGYHEKGSSAALDVDSQRYEVAELGAGLRVAGSYVLGQGTFEPQAKLMAYHDFAADEARSTSTFVLGDTPFVTSGSSAVRNSYEAGVGADYKLGAVTLGVSYDYVGKTDFDADTFTAKVRYDF, from the coding sequence ATGTACCGCAAGACTATCCTGGCGCTTGCCATTTCCGGCGCCGCGCTGCCTGCCCAGGCAGCCACTCCCCTGAACCCCGCCACCAGCATTACCCTGAACAATCCCGGACTGCACACCGAGTACCAGCAGTACACCGCCCCCAGTGTCGAGCTGAACGGAAGCTTCAGCGGCAGCGGCAGTTTCGGTAGCGCCTTCGAGTCGTACAGCGACAGCTACGCCGGCGACCTGGTGCTCAACGCCACCATCGATGCCCAGGGCAACAATGCCGGCGGCGTGGACTTCGGCATCGTGCAGATCGGCAGCTTCGCCGGCCCGGCTACCGAGGTCGAAGGCAACCTGATCAACCGCGGCCGCATCCAGGTGGCTGGCGAGGGCGTCTCGGCGTTCCTGGGCGATGCGCTGAAAATCGGCGGCGACCTGGTCAACGAAGGCACCCTGAGCGTCAAGGGCGACACTGCCCAGGATCAGACCCGTGCCATCGAGTTCTCCGAGCAGTCCAAGCTGGGCGGCGACCTGGTCAATGCCGCCAGCGGCCGAATCCTCGCCGAAGGCTTCAGCGCTGCCGGCATCTCGCTGGCCGGTGGCACCATCAACGGCAAGCTGATCAACGACGGCCTGATCCAGGTGACCGGCGAGAATGCCGTGGGCATCGCCGGCGATGAGTACATGTCCAACCCCATCGACCTGGGCGGTATCGTCAACAACGGGCGGATCGTCGCGCGCGGCGACGACGCCTCGGCGATCGAGCTGTACAGCGTCCGCTTCCACGGTCCGGGCCGGCAGATTCTCAACACCGGCGTGATCGAAGCCGACGATGCGGGCATCGTGATCGCCGGTTTCGACCTGGACCACACCGATGGCAGCGGCCTGTGGATCGAGAACCGTGGCAGCATCATCGCCGGCGACGAGGCCATCGACGCATCCCAGGCTACCGACGGTGTCCACCTGGCCTGGAATGGCGGCGACATCACCGGCAACCTGATCAACCTGAGCAGCATCGATATCACCGGTGACGTGCGCTTCAATGGCACCGACGCCACTGCCGATGGCGCCAACATCGTGCTGAGGGACGCGGGCTGGGTATCGGTTGGCAGCGACTACGCCAAAACCCCCGCACACCTGGAACTGGGCCAGCCGCATACCAGCCTGCAGGGCAATATCGAAGTTGCCGGCAACTCCACCCTCGACCTCAACCTGAGCAGCGCCACCGATCCGGCAAGGGCAGTGCTGGCCGTGAGCGGCACCGCCGAGTTCGACAAGGGCTCGCAGATTCGCCTGGCCGCCAAGGGGGATGATTTCCGCGCCGAGGGAAGCCGGTACACCCTGGTGCAGGCCGGCAGCGTGGCAGATCACGGTCTCGGCGTGGTGAGCCGCTCGCAACTGCTCAACGTGGACAGCTACAGCGTCGACGGCACGCAGATCGTCGCCAATGTCACCGCCAAGCAGGGCGCGCAGGTGGGCGAGGTGATCAACCAGCTCGGCGGTTCGCCGAACGCCCAGCGTGCGAGCGCGGCATTCAGCGGCGTGATCGGCAGGCTGGCGACCAGCAACCCGAACGATCCGGTGTTTCAGGCCTATGTCGGCGCATCGGAAGATCCCGCCGCACTGCGCCGGCTGAGCGAGCAACTGTCGCCAGAGGTCAACCGTGGCGCCACCCAGGCCGCAACCACCGGGCAGAACCTGATCAGCAATGTCACCAGCGCTCGCACCGGCGGGCTGCGCGGAGCGTCGTCGGGTGATGTGCTGAAGCAGACCGGCGTGTGGGTCCAGACGCTGTACAGCGAAGCCAGCCAGGACATGCGCGACCAGGTGGCCGGCTACAACGCCTACAGCCGCGGGCTGTCCATCGGCGCCGACGGCAAGCCGAACGAGCAGGTGACCCTGGGCGTGGCCTACAGCTACCTGCGCTCGGACGTGAACAGCAAGAATGGCAACACCACCGACGTCGACACCAATGCCTTCACCCTGTATGGCAGCTTTGAGCAGGACAACTACTTCGTCGACGCCAGCCTGACCTACGGCTTCAACGACAACGAGAGCAAGCGTCGCATCGCCGGCACCACTGCCAAGGGCGACTACGACAGCGATCTGTTGGGGGTGAATGTGATCGGTGGCTACACCTACCACATCAACCCGCAGTTCCTGGTCGAGCCGCGCCTGGCCGCCCGCTACAGCCGCGTGGATATCGATGGCTACCACGAGAAGGGCTCGTCCGCCGCGCTCGACGTCGATTCGCAGCGCTATGAAGTGGCCGAGCTGGGCGCCGGTCTGCGCGTGGCCGGCAGCTACGTCCTGGGGCAGGGTACCTTCGAGCCGCAGGCGAAGCTGATGGCGTACCACGACTTCGCCGCTGATGAGGCCAGGAGCACGTCCACCTTCGTGCTCGGCGACACGCCGTTCGTCACCAGTGGTTCCAGCGCCGTTCGCAACAGCTACGAGGCGGGTGTCGGCGCGGACTACAAGCTCGGTGCGGTAACCCTGGGTGTCAGCTACGACTACGTCGGCAAGACCGACTTCGACGCCGACACCTTCACCGCCAAAGTGCGTTACGACTTCTGA
- the aceE gene encoding pyruvate dehydrogenase (acetyl-transferring), homodimeric type, which produces MHDIDPVETQEWLDALESVLEKEGEERAHYLMTRLGELASRTGTQLPYAITTPYRNTIPVGHEARMPGDLFMERRIRSLVRWNALAMVMRANHKDPSLGGHISTFASSATLYDIGFNYFFNGPTDEHAGDLVYFQGHASPGFYARAYIEGLLSDEQLENFRQEVDGKGLSSYPHPRLMPGFWQFPTVSMGLGPIQAIYQARFMKYLESRGFIPAGKQKVWCFLGDGETDEPESLGAISLAGREKLDNLIFVVNCNLQRLDGPVRGNGKIIQELEGVFRGANWNVIKVIWGRLWDPLFAKDTAGLMQARMDEAVDGDYQNYKAKDGAYVREHFFGKRPELLEMVKDLSDEEIWKLNRGGHDPYKVYAAYHAAVNHKGQPSVVLAKTIKGYGTGTGEAKNIAHNIHEIDVESLRAFRDRFDIPIRDDDLANLPFYRPDKDSAEARYLKERRAALGGFMPHRHGNSLRIPTPPLETLKALLDGSGDREISTTMAFVRIISQLVKDKELGPRIVPIIPDEARTFGMEGMFRQLGIYSSVGQLYEPVDKEQLMFYREDKKGQILEEGITEAGAMSSFIAAGTAYSNYRQPMLPFYIFYSMFGFQRIGDLAWAAGDSLTRGFMLGGTAGRTTLNGEGLQHEDGHSHVLASVIPNCRTYDPTYSYELAVIIQEGVRQMMQEQQDVFYYITVMNENYPHPPLPKGVEDGIIKGMYLLDEDRRDTAHHVQLLGSGTILREVEAAARILREDFGIGADVWSVPSFNELRRDGLAVERWNRLHPGQKPRQSYVEQCLGGRRGPVIASTDYMKVYAEQIRQWVPSKEYKVLGTDGFGRSDTRAKLRHFFEVDRHWVVLAALEALADRGDIEPKVVAEAIARFGLDPEKPNPLDC; this is translated from the coding sequence ATGCACGACATCGACCCCGTGGAAACCCAGGAATGGCTGGACGCGCTGGAGTCCGTCCTCGAAAAGGAAGGCGAGGAACGCGCCCACTACCTGATGACCCGCCTCGGCGAGCTGGCCAGCCGTACCGGCACCCAACTGCCGTACGCCATCACCACTCCATACCGCAACACCATCCCGGTCGGCCACGAGGCACGCATGCCCGGCGACCTGTTCATGGAGCGGCGCATCCGCTCGCTGGTGCGCTGGAACGCCCTGGCGATGGTGATGCGCGCCAACCACAAGGATCCATCGCTGGGTGGGCACATTTCCACCTTCGCCTCCTCAGCGACCCTCTACGACATCGGCTTCAACTACTTCTTCAACGGCCCCACCGATGAACACGCCGGCGACCTGGTCTACTTCCAGGGCCACGCCTCCCCGGGCTTCTACGCCCGCGCCTACATCGAAGGGCTGCTCAGCGACGAACAACTGGAGAACTTCCGCCAGGAAGTGGACGGCAAGGGCCTGTCCTCCTACCCGCACCCGCGGCTGATGCCGGGCTTCTGGCAATTCCCCACCGTATCGATGGGCCTGGGGCCGATCCAGGCGATCTACCAGGCACGCTTCATGAAGTACCTGGAGAGCCGTGGCTTCATTCCCGCCGGCAAGCAGAAGGTCTGGTGCTTCCTCGGCGATGGCGAGACCGATGAGCCCGAATCCCTCGGCGCGATCTCCCTGGCCGGGCGCGAAAAGCTCGACAACCTGATCTTCGTGGTCAACTGCAACCTGCAGCGCCTGGATGGCCCTGTGCGCGGCAACGGCAAGATCATCCAGGAGCTCGAAGGCGTGTTCCGTGGCGCCAACTGGAACGTGATCAAGGTGATCTGGGGGCGCCTGTGGGACCCACTGTTCGCCAAGGACACCGCCGGCTTGATGCAGGCCCGCATGGACGAAGCAGTGGACGGCGACTACCAGAACTACAAGGCCAAGGACGGCGCCTACGTACGCGAACACTTCTTCGGCAAACGGCCCGAGCTACTGGAAATGGTCAAGGACCTCTCCGACGAGGAAATCTGGAAGCTCAACCGCGGCGGCCACGACCCCTACAAGGTGTATGCCGCCTACCACGCAGCGGTGAACCACAAGGGCCAGCCCAGCGTGGTACTGGCCAAGACCATCAAGGGCTACGGCACCGGCACCGGCGAGGCGAAGAACATCGCCCACAACATCCATGAGATCGACGTGGAAAGCCTGCGTGCCTTCCGCGACCGCTTCGACATTCCGATACGTGACGACGACCTGGCAAATCTGCCCTTCTACCGTCCCGACAAGGACAGCGCCGAAGCACGCTACCTGAAGGAGCGCCGCGCCGCGCTGGGCGGCTTCATGCCTCATCGGCATGGCAACAGCCTGCGCATCCCGACACCGCCGCTGGAAACGCTCAAGGCGCTGCTCGACGGTTCGGGCGACCGCGAAATCTCCACCACGATGGCCTTCGTGCGGATCATTTCGCAACTGGTCAAGGACAAGGAACTCGGCCCGCGCATCGTGCCAATCATCCCCGATGAGGCACGCACCTTCGGCATGGAAGGTATGTTCCGTCAGCTCGGCATCTACTCCTCGGTCGGCCAGTTGTACGAGCCGGTCGACAAGGAGCAACTGATGTTCTATCGCGAGGACAAGAAGGGCCAGATTCTCGAGGAAGGCATCACCGAGGCAGGCGCCATGTCCTCCTTCATCGCCGCCGGCACCGCCTACAGCAACTACCGCCAGCCGATGCTGCCGTTCTACATCTTCTACTCGATGTTCGGCTTCCAGCGTATCGGCGACCTGGCCTGGGCCGCCGGCGACAGCCTGACGCGTGGCTTCATGCTCGGCGGCACCGCCGGGCGTACCACGCTCAACGGCGAGGGCCTGCAGCACGAGGACGGCCACAGCCATGTGCTGGCGTCGGTCATCCCCAACTGCCGCACCTACGACCCGACCTACTCCTACGAGCTGGCGGTGATCATCCAGGAAGGCGTGCGGCAGATGATGCAAGAGCAGCAGGATGTCTTCTACTACATCACCGTGATGAACGAAAACTACCCGCACCCGCCGCTGCCCAAGGGCGTCGAAGACGGGATCATCAAGGGCATGTACCTGCTCGACGAAGACCGCCGCGACACCGCCCACCACGTGCAGTTGCTCGGCTCCGGGACCATCCTGCGCGAGGTCGAGGCTGCCGCGCGGATACTGCGCGAAGACTTCGGCATCGGCGCCGATGTCTGGTCGGTACCGAGCTTCAACGAACTGCGCCGCGACGGCCTTGCCGTGGAGCGCTGGAACCGCCTGCATCCGGGGCAAAAACCCCGGCAGAGCTATGTCGAGCAATGCCTGGGCGGCCGCAGGGGACCGGTGATCGCCTCCACGGACTACATGAAGGTGTACGCCGAACAGATCCGCCAGTGGGTGCCGAGCAAGGAGTACAAGGTGCTGGGCACCGACGGCTTCGGCCGCAGCGACACTCGCGCCAAGCTGCGGCACTTCTTCGAGGTGGATCGCCACTGGGTCGTCCTGGCCGCGCTGGAAGCCCTGGCCGACCGGGGCGACATTGAGCCGAAGGTGGTGGCCGAGGCCATCGCCAGGTTCGGCCTCGACCCCGAGAAACCCAACCCGCTGGACTGCTGA
- the aceF gene encoding dihydrolipoyllysine-residue acetyltransferase: MSETIRVPDIGNGQGEVIELLVKVGDRIEADQSLLTLESDKASMEIPAPKAGVVKAIKVKIGDTLKEGDEILELEAEDGAAQATTEEPPPPSAEAPRPAAVAPAPPPAPAVSGGVETIKVPDIGNGQGEIIELMVKVGDRIEPDQSLLTLESDKASMEIPAPKAGVVKAIKVKIGDTLKEGDEILDLEVAGAPQAQPSPPPAETPAAAPTEPAKAPAPVGAPSRGGIKVHAGPAVRMVAREFGVDLAEVKGTGPKGRILKEDVQLFVKEQLQRGKSGAPAGATAGAGIPPIPEVDFSKFGDVEEVAMTRLMQVGAANLHRSWLNVPHVTQFDSADITDAEAFRIAQKAVAEKAGTKLTILPILLKACAHLLKEMPDFNSSLAPSGKALIRKKYVHIGFAVDTPDGLLVPVIRNVDQKSLLQLAAEAAELAEKARTKKLSADAMQGACFTISSLGHIGGTGFTPIVNAPEVAILGVSKATIQPVWDGKAFQPRLMLPLSLSYDHRVINGAAAARFTRRLGELLEDIRSLLL; encoded by the coding sequence ATGAGCGAGACAATTCGCGTACCCGACATCGGCAACGGCCAGGGCGAAGTCATCGAACTGCTGGTCAAGGTCGGCGACCGCATCGAGGCGGACCAGAGCCTGCTGACGCTGGAGTCCGACAAGGCCAGCATGGAAATTCCCGCACCGAAGGCCGGTGTGGTGAAGGCCATCAAAGTGAAGATCGGCGACACCCTCAAGGAAGGCGATGAAATCCTCGAACTGGAAGCCGAAGACGGCGCCGCCCAGGCCACGACGGAAGAGCCGCCACCCCCCTCCGCAGAAGCCCCCAGGCCTGCTGCCGTCGCACCTGCGCCGCCTCCTGCGCCTGCGGTCAGCGGTGGCGTGGAAACCATCAAGGTGCCGGATATCGGCAATGGTCAGGGCGAGATCATCGAGCTGATGGTCAAGGTCGGCGACCGCATCGAGCCGGACCAGAGCCTGCTGACGCTGGAATCCGACAAGGCCAGCATGGAAATTCCCGCGCCGAAGGCCGGCGTGGTGAAGGCCATCAAAGTGAAGATTGGCGACACCCTCAAGGAAGGCGACGAGATTCTCGACCTGGAAGTCGCGGGAGCGCCCCAGGCCCAACCTTCCCCACCGCCGGCGGAAACGCCCGCGGCCGCTCCGACCGAACCGGCAAAGGCGCCGGCACCGGTTGGCGCACCGAGCCGCGGTGGCATCAAGGTTCACGCCGGCCCCGCCGTGCGCATGGTCGCCCGCGAGTTCGGCGTCGACCTGGCCGAAGTGAAGGGTACCGGCCCGAAAGGCCGCATCCTCAAGGAAGACGTGCAACTCTTCGTCAAGGAGCAGTTGCAGCGCGGCAAGTCAGGCGCGCCGGCTGGCGCTACCGCTGGCGCGGGCATCCCGCCGATCCCGGAAGTCGACTTCAGCAAGTTCGGCGACGTGGAAGAAGTGGCGATGACCCGCCTGATGCAGGTCGGCGCCGCCAACCTGCATCGCAGTTGGCTGAACGTGCCGCACGTGACCCAGTTCGACTCCGCCGACATCACCGACGCGGAGGCTTTCCGCATCGCCCAGAAAGCGGTGGCGGAAAAGGCCGGCACCAAGCTGACCATCCTGCCGATCCTGCTCAAGGCCTGTGCACACCTGCTCAAGGAAATGCCGGACTTCAACAGCTCCCTGGCCCCCAGCGGCAAGGCGCTGATCCGCAAGAAGTACGTGCACATCGGTTTTGCCGTGGATACGCCCGACGGCCTGCTGGTGCCGGTCATCAGGAACGTCGACCAGAAGAGCCTCCTGCAGCTCGCCGCCGAAGCCGCCGAACTGGCCGAGAAAGCGCGCACCAAGAAGCTCTCCGCCGACGCGATGCAGGGCGCCTGCTTCACCATCTCCAGCCTCGGCCACATTGGCGGCACCGGCTTCACGCCGATCGTCAACGCGCCGGAAGTGGCGATCCTCGGTGTGAGCAAGGCGACCATCCAGCCGGTATGGGACGGCAAGGCCTTCCAGCCGCGCCTGATGCTGCCGCTGTCGCTGTCCTACGATCACCGCGTGATCAACGGGGCGGCCGCCGCGCGCTTCACCAGGCGGCTGGGCGAACTGCTGGAGGATATCCGCAGCCTGCTGCTGTAA
- a CDS encoding MBL fold metallo-hydrolase: MSAVIQHFFDPATSTYSYVVSDPGTRRCAIIDPVLDYDAAAGRTSHAGARRIADYVRGQGLEVEWLLETHLHADHLSAAALLKRELGGRLAIGRAIAEVQRTFAGLLNIGVDFPCDGSQFDHLFDDGESFFIGGLQAEALHTPGHTPACMTYRVGDAAFVGDTLFMPDYGTARCDFPGGDARALYRSIQRLFALPDDTRLFMCHDYLTAEREEHQHETTVARQRQGNVHVREGVDEDAFVAMRRQRDATLNAPALIWPSIQVNMRGGELPPAEANGVRYLKIPLDRM; this comes from the coding sequence ATGAGCGCGGTTATCCAGCACTTCTTCGATCCGGCGACATCCACCTACAGCTATGTGGTCAGCGACCCGGGCACGCGGCGTTGCGCGATCATCGACCCGGTGCTCGACTACGATGCCGCCGCGGGGCGCACCTCCCACGCTGGCGCCCGGCGCATCGCGGACTACGTGCGCGGGCAGGGGCTGGAGGTGGAGTGGCTGCTGGAGACGCATCTGCACGCCGATCACCTGTCGGCGGCGGCCCTGCTCAAGCGGGAACTGGGCGGGCGCCTGGCCATCGGCAGGGCGATTGCGGAGGTGCAGCGGACGTTTGCCGGCCTGTTGAATATCGGCGTCGACTTCCCCTGCGACGGCAGCCAGTTCGACCATCTGTTCGACGATGGCGAGAGCTTCTTCATCGGCGGGTTGCAGGCTGAGGCGCTCCACACTCCCGGCCATACGCCCGCGTGCATGACCTATCGGGTAGGCGATGCGGCCTTCGTCGGCGACACGCTGTTCATGCCGGACTACGGTACCGCGCGCTGCGACTTCCCCGGCGGCGATGCACGGGCGCTCTACCGGTCGATCCAGCGCCTGTTCGCGCTGCCGGACGATACCCGCCTGTTCATGTGCCACGACTACCTCACCGCGGAGCGTGAAGAGCACCAGCATGAGACCACGGTGGCACGCCAGCGCCAGGGCAACGTGCACGTGCGCGAGGGGGTGGACGAGGACGCCTTCGTCGCCATGCGCCGGCAGCGCGATGCGACGCTGAACGCGCCGGCGCTGATCTGGCCGTCGATCCAGGTCAACATGCGCGGCGGCGAGTTGCCGCCGGCCGAGGCCAACGGCGTGCGCTACCTGAAGATTCCGCTGGATCGTATGTGA
- a CDS encoding DUF6691 family protein: MRKIAAFLSGLLFGVGLLLAGMANPAKVLGFLDLAGRWDPSLALVMVAAIGVASPFFGWARRRDRALLGGTMQLPQRRDLDARLIGGSLLFGVGWGVAGICPGPALVTFAAGYWQAALFCLAMLAGMGLYTAFEARREAQGRTA; encoded by the coding sequence ATGCGCAAGATTGCTGCGTTCCTGAGTGGGCTGCTGTTCGGCGTTGGTCTGCTGCTGGCCGGTATGGCCAACCCGGCCAAGGTGCTGGGCTTTCTCGATCTCGCCGGCCGCTGGGATCCGTCGCTGGCGCTGGTGATGGTCGCCGCCATTGGTGTGGCCTCGCCGTTCTTCGGCTGGGCGCGGCGGCGTGACCGCGCGCTGCTGGGCGGCACCATGCAGTTGCCGCAGCGTCGCGATCTGGATGCACGGCTGATCGGCGGAAGCCTGTTGTTCGGCGTTGGCTGGGGTGTCGCCGGCATCTGCCCGGGACCGGCGCTGGTGACCTTCGCCGCCGGCTACTGGCAGGCTGCGCTGTTCTGCCTGGCGATGCTCGCGGGCATGGGGCTGTACACGGCATTCGAGGCACGGCGCGAAGCGCAGGGGAGGACGGCATGA
- a CDS encoding YeeE/YedE family protein, whose translation MIDWSSFSPWSALAGGALIGLSAGLFAVLDGRVAGISGLLGGLFKRSGWSGEGAIFLLGLLGAPLLWAVLLPLPAIRIDAGWTSLVVAGLLVGVGSRFGAGCTSGHGVCGLSRLSGRSLVATLCFMATGFITVFVLRHVLGG comes from the coding sequence ATGATCGACTGGAGCAGTTTCAGCCCCTGGAGTGCCCTGGCCGGCGGTGCGCTGATCGGCCTTTCGGCGGGGCTGTTCGCCGTGCTGGATGGCCGCGTCGCTGGCATCAGCGGCCTGCTCGGCGGGCTGTTCAAACGCTCCGGCTGGAGCGGCGAGGGGGCGATATTCCTGCTCGGCCTGCTGGGGGCACCGCTGTTGTGGGCGGTTCTGCTTCCACTGCCGGCGATTCGTATCGATGCCGGCTGGACGAGCCTGGTAGTGGCCGGCCTGCTGGTTGGCGTGGGCAGCCGCTTCGGCGCCGGCTGCACCAGCGGGCATGGTGTGTGCGGCCTGTCGCGGCTGTCTGGCCGTTCGTTGGTGGCGACACTGTGCTTCATGGCCACGGGCTTCATCACGGTATTCGTTCTGCGCCACGTGCTGGGAGGTTGA
- a CDS encoding ArsR/SmtB family transcription factor, whose protein sequence is MTTLSIDPADILRLHQSAESACQLLKALANTDRLLLLCQLAQGEMNVGELEACTGIAQPTLSQQLAVLRREALVETRRDGKQVYYRIASSEALAVIETLHRLFCAEEPK, encoded by the coding sequence ATGACTACGTTATCCATCGATCCCGCAGACATCCTGCGGCTGCATCAATCGGCCGAGTCGGCTTGTCAGTTGCTCAAGGCGCTGGCCAACACCGACCGCCTGCTGCTGCTCTGCCAACTGGCCCAGGGCGAGATGAACGTCGGCGAGCTGGAGGCGTGCACCGGCATTGCCCAGCCGACGCTGTCGCAACAACTGGCAGTGCTGCGCCGCGAAGCGCTGGTGGAAACCCGGCGCGACGGCAAGCAGGTCTATTACCGTATCGCCAGCAGCGAGGCGCTGGCGGTGATCGAAACCTTGCACCGCCTGTTCTGCGCGGAGGAGCCGAAATGA